A genomic region of Rhodohalobacter sp. 614A contains the following coding sequences:
- a CDS encoding glycosyltransferase family 4 protein → MDLIVIAGVIIIAVGNYMFTAWFIKYARLRRITDVPTERSSHSIPTPRGGGIGFVLISLIAFILYFAWMGLLSSSIYLTMLITLSAIACLGWFDDRRDLSQIIRFTIQVAAAASVIFFVEGLDTFFVPYASTISLGVFSPFLGLLWITGVTNIYNFMDGVDGIASIQALSASAGWMIFGYLWNEPILIVINLIVFASVAGFLVYNWAPARIFMGDVGSIFLGFFFAIMPFLAAAIAEERTVGFTLWIGALLIWPFLFDSSFTLLRRFMKGENVFQAHRTHLYQRLNIAGWPHSTISTLYLIFSFLCLIIALVFTHEESFIQILLLITLLVLSLIYILAVQRVEKKI, encoded by the coding sequence ATAGCAGGGGTTATAATTATTGCCGTCGGTAACTATATGTTTACCGCTTGGTTTATTAAATATGCAAGGTTACGCAGAATTACCGATGTGCCCACAGAGCGTAGTTCGCACAGTATCCCAACCCCCAGAGGAGGAGGGATAGGTTTTGTGTTGATTTCTCTCATTGCATTTATACTCTATTTTGCCTGGATGGGGTTACTGAGTTCAAGCATTTATTTAACCATGTTAATAACCCTTTCGGCGATAGCTTGTCTGGGTTGGTTTGATGACAGGAGGGATCTTTCGCAGATTATCCGCTTTACCATTCAGGTTGCAGCAGCGGCAAGTGTGATTTTCTTTGTTGAAGGGCTGGATACTTTTTTTGTGCCCTATGCATCAACTATCTCTTTGGGGGTATTTAGTCCCTTTCTCGGACTGCTTTGGATAACCGGGGTTACAAATATTTATAATTTTATGGATGGGGTTGACGGTATTGCGTCGATTCAGGCGTTAAGTGCTTCAGCGGGATGGATGATTTTTGGCTACCTGTGGAATGAGCCCATTTTAATTGTCATCAATTTGATCGTATTTGCGTCAGTTGCGGGATTTTTAGTTTACAATTGGGCTCCCGCCAGAATTTTTATGGGAGATGTAGGAAGCATCTTTCTTGGGTTCTTTTTTGCAATTATGCCTTTTTTGGCTGCAGCCATAGCAGAAGAAAGAACAGTAGGTTTTACACTCTGGATTGGCGCCCTTTTGATATGGCCATTCCTTTTTGATAGTTCCTTTACACTTCTTCGCCGCTTTATGAAAGGTGAAAACGTATTTCAGGCCCACAGAACCCATTTGTATCAAAGATTAAACATAGCAGGATGGCCTCATTCCACCATCTCCACACTCTATCTTATTTTTTCTTTTCTCTGTTTAATCATCGCTCTGGTTTTTACTCATGAAGAGAGCTTTATCCAAATTCTCTTGCTCATCACACTTCTAGTACTATCGTTGATTTATATATTGGCTGTTCAGAGAGTTGAGAAAAAAATATAG
- a CDS encoding polysaccharide biosynthesis protein, with protein MYRVSWRFTSLRELLMITSALILSSVIFAGILFLFGQVDNFQLSFLVVAFLQNILYIGAFRISKRMSLEIFNSQHHEKRAVVFGAGNAGDQILRDIKRHRHWNLNIIAVFDDSESLHGLSMHGVPIKGDRKKMVQFLKYTDIDELIIAIPSLPKNELKSVIEGVKEVDPNLKIKVLPSFHLLSDDPVGVKNIREISIDDILGREPAKIDMESIRTSISGKSVLITGAGGSIGREIVRQCVGLNAGKIITLDIDETEVFHIQKEFENSSDIIHPYVANILDEDRMNRLLKQERPDIIFHAAAYKHVPMMENFPEEAVKVNVRGTQILASLSCIHEVKKFVLISTDKAVNPTNVMGATKRIAEEICLSHNDLCITKFISVRFGNVLGSRGSVVPIFIDQIRKGGPVTITHPEVKRYFMTIPEAVLLVMQAGEMGRGGEVFVLDMGDPVKIVDMAKQLIRLHGLEPEKDIPIEFIGMRPGEKMFEELLKAEEGVEKTNHELIHKAICRKDVDNEELGIITSRLLDNIKNGEYKSIRHLIKQLVPTFTYNAEESDLQENHKSLKEFAD; from the coding sequence ATGTATCGGGTTAGCTGGAGGTTCACAAGTTTGAGGGAGTTGTTGATGATAACAAGCGCTCTCATCCTTTCATCAGTAATATTTGCAGGTATTCTATTTTTGTTTGGCCAGGTAGACAATTTTCAATTGTCTTTTCTGGTTGTCGCTTTCCTTCAAAATATTTTATACATCGGAGCTTTCAGGATTAGCAAACGAATGAGTCTGGAGATTTTTAATAGTCAGCACCACGAGAAAAGGGCTGTTGTTTTTGGTGCAGGAAATGCGGGCGATCAGATCTTGCGTGATATTAAAAGACACCGGCACTGGAACCTTAACATTATTGCGGTTTTTGACGATTCAGAAAGCCTGCATGGTCTTTCAATGCATGGCGTGCCGATAAAAGGCGATCGCAAAAAGATGGTTCAGTTTTTAAAATATACGGATATTGATGAGCTGATCATTGCCATTCCATCCCTTCCAAAAAACGAGTTAAAATCAGTTATAGAAGGAGTGAAAGAGGTAGATCCAAATCTTAAGATCAAAGTTCTTCCTTCATTCCACCTTCTTTCCGATGATCCTGTAGGTGTGAAAAATATTCGGGAGATCAGTATTGACGATATCCTGGGAAGAGAACCTGCCAAGATAGACATGGAGTCTATACGAACAAGCATTTCAGGTAAATCAGTTTTGATAACAGGTGCAGGAGGATCCATTGGGCGAGAGATTGTTCGCCAATGTGTGGGATTAAATGCGGGTAAAATTATTACACTGGATATTGATGAGACCGAAGTATTTCACATACAAAAGGAATTTGAAAATTCATCTGATATCATTCATCCATATGTGGCAAATATCCTTGACGAAGACCGGATGAATCGGCTGCTGAAGCAAGAAAGGCCGGACATTATTTTTCACGCGGCGGCATACAAGCATGTGCCAATGATGGAAAATTTTCCCGAAGAAGCGGTTAAAGTGAATGTACGGGGCACACAGATTCTAGCGAGCCTTTCCTGCATTCACGAGGTGAAGAAATTTGTGTTGATATCAACAGACAAAGCTGTAAATCCCACGAATGTTATGGGGGCTACAAAGCGAATTGCCGAAGAGATTTGTCTCTCTCATAACGATCTTTGCATAACCAAGTTTATTTCAGTCCGTTTTGGAAATGTGCTTGGTTCACGAGGATCGGTCGTTCCAATTTTTATCGATCAAATTCGAAAGGGAGGGCCTGTAACAATTACACATCCGGAAGTGAAAAGATACTTCATGACGATTCCCGAAGCTGTATTATTGGTGATGCAAGCAGGCGAAATGGGTAGAGGTGGAGAAGTTTTTGTTCTGGATATGGGCGATCCGGTTAAAATTGTGGATATGGCCAAACAGCTTATCCGATTGCATGGCCTTGAACCGGAGAAGGATATTCCGATTGAATTTATTGGCATGCGTCCCGGCGAGAAAATGTTTGAAGAATTGCTGAAAGCAGAAGAAGGCGTAGAGAAAACAAATCATGAACTTATCCATAAAGCCATTTGCCGGAAGGATGTGGATAACGAAGAACTTGGAATAATAACATCCCGTTTGCTCGACAATATCAAAAACGGCGAATACAAGTCAATTCGCCACCTTATAAAACAGCTTGTTCCTACCTTTACTTATAATGCTGAAGAATCAGATCTTCAGGAGAATCACAAATCACTCAAAGAGTTCGCTGATTGA
- a CDS encoding nucleotide sugar dehydrogenase, with the protein MGVESLLQKIQQREYTIGIIGLGYVGLPLLWTFHEKGMPVIGFDIDENKVNCINQGIPYIKHLGEDKMKVLADSDLCRASSDFSKLVEADALLMCVPTPLNLYREPEMKYVIQTTEVISKYLRKDQLVILESTTWPGTTVELIIPMLEKETGLISGKDFYVAYSPEREDPGNADFNTSKIPKVVGADGEDALKLACEVYNTAIVRTVPVSNTKTAEAVKLTENIFRSINIALVNELKVVYKEMGIDVHEVLDAAETKPFGFMKFTPGPGLGGHCIPIDPFYLTWKARQYQQNTRFIELAGEINTEMPNYVVNRAVKALNSHKKAVNGSSVLIVGLAYKPNVDDDRESPSYRLMDLFDSMGAEVSYYDPYVPVIKESREHSHWAGLKSVEWSRETMEKFDVVVISTNHSDIDYRQLSDWSDLIVDTRNSMKDVAHQNGHVWKA; encoded by the coding sequence ATGGGTGTAGAAAGTTTACTTCAGAAAATTCAACAAAGAGAGTATACAATTGGTATTATCGGCTTGGGATATGTTGGTTTGCCGCTCCTTTGGACCTTTCATGAGAAAGGAATGCCGGTTATTGGGTTTGATATAGACGAGAATAAAGTAAACTGTATCAACCAGGGAATTCCGTATATCAAACATCTTGGAGAAGATAAGATGAAGGTTTTGGCAGATTCAGATTTGTGCAGGGCTTCATCTGATTTTTCGAAACTGGTTGAAGCCGATGCTTTGTTGATGTGTGTTCCCACTCCGTTGAATTTATACCGCGAGCCCGAGATGAAATATGTGATTCAAACCACAGAAGTCATCTCGAAGTACCTGCGAAAAGACCAACTGGTAATTCTGGAATCCACAACCTGGCCGGGAACAACAGTTGAGTTAATCATTCCCATGCTTGAGAAGGAGACGGGTTTGATCTCGGGTAAAGATTTTTATGTAGCTTACAGTCCGGAACGGGAAGATCCGGGAAATGCAGATTTCAATACTTCCAAAATTCCCAAAGTTGTTGGGGCAGATGGGGAAGATGCTTTAAAACTGGCTTGTGAAGTGTATAATACCGCGATTGTCAGAACCGTGCCGGTCAGCAATACGAAAACCGCAGAAGCTGTAAAACTGACGGAAAACATTTTCCGGTCTATAAATATTGCTCTTGTTAACGAACTTAAGGTTGTTTACAAAGAGATGGGAATTGATGTTCATGAAGTATTGGATGCCGCTGAAACAAAACCTTTCGGCTTTATGAAATTTACCCCGGGGCCAGGTTTAGGCGGGCACTGTATTCCCATCGACCCGTTTTACTTGACTTGGAAAGCGAGACAATATCAGCAGAATACACGGTTTATTGAACTGGCAGGCGAAATAAATACGGAAATGCCAAACTATGTTGTAAACCGTGCCGTTAAAGCACTTAATTCGCACAAAAAAGCTGTAAATGGAAGTTCCGTTTTGATTGTAGGTCTTGCATACAAACCCAATGTGGATGACGACCGGGAATCGCCCAGTTACAGGCTCATGGATCTTTTCGATTCAATGGGAGCTGAAGTATCTTATTATGACCCTTATGTACCTGTTATCAAAGAATCCCGGGAACACTCTCATTGGGCAGGTCTAAAATCTGTTGAATGGAGTAGAGAAACGATGGAAAAATTTGATGTTGTAGTCATCTCTACAAATCATTCCGATATTGATTATCGTCAACTTTCGGATTGGAGTGATTTGATTGTGGATACCCGCAATTCAATGAAAGACGTAGCCCATCAAAACGGCCATGTTTGGAAAGCATGA
- a CDS encoding NAD-dependent epimerase, with product MKILITGTAGFIGFHLTKRLLRENFQIVGIDNINDYYDVNLKQDRLRETGIEEPEKNAIVTSSLDKNYRFIQASLEDQQVVKDLFESEKFDAVVNLAAQAGVRYSLENPQTYIDSNINGFLNILEGCRHTNVGHLIYASSSSVYGANKEMPFKTTDVVDHPVSLYAASKKSNELMAHAYSHLFKIPTTGLRFFTVYGPWGRPDMALFIFTKAMLEGNPIDVFNYGKMARDFTYIDDIVEGITKLIPKAPDDESPYTAEYTQAPYQLFNIGYGSPVKLMDFIHEIEKNLGIEANKNLMPMQKGDVPKTWADVQSLHTLTGFRPEVSVEEGVKRFIDWYKKYYNI from the coding sequence ATGAAGATTTTAATAACTGGAACGGCCGGATTTATCGGCTTTCATTTAACTAAACGGCTCTTAAGAGAAAACTTTCAGATAGTTGGCATTGATAATATCAACGACTATTACGATGTAAATCTTAAGCAAGACAGGCTTCGGGAAACGGGTATTGAAGAACCCGAAAAAAATGCGATTGTAACCAGCTCACTGGATAAAAATTATCGATTTATACAAGCAAGTCTCGAAGACCAACAAGTTGTAAAAGATCTATTTGAAAGCGAGAAATTTGATGCTGTTGTTAACCTGGCTGCCCAGGCCGGGGTTCGGTATAGCCTGGAAAATCCTCAAACCTATATTGATAGTAACATAAACGGTTTTTTAAATATACTGGAGGGATGTCGCCATACAAACGTTGGGCATCTTATTTACGCTTCATCCAGTTCGGTTTATGGAGCAAATAAAGAGATGCCGTTTAAAACCACGGATGTGGTCGATCACCCCGTAAGTTTGTATGCAGCCAGCAAAAAATCGAATGAACTGATGGCACATGCATATTCGCATTTGTTTAAAATCCCCACTACCGGGTTGAGATTTTTTACTGTATATGGCCCTTGGGGCCGACCGGATATGGCGCTATTCATTTTCACCAAAGCAATGTTGGAGGGAAATCCTATTGATGTTTTTAACTATGGGAAAATGGCCCGCGATTTCACCTATATTGATGATATTGTTGAAGGGATTACAAAACTGATACCCAAGGCTCCTGACGACGAATCGCCCTATACTGCTGAATATACCCAAGCTCCCTATCAACTCTTTAATATTGGATACGGAAGTCCCGTTAAACTCATGGATTTTATACATGAAATAGAGAAGAATCTTGGTATTGAGGCAAATAAAAATCTGATGCCTATGCAAAAGGGGGATGTGCCTAAAACATGGGCAGATGTTCAAAGTCTTCACACCTTAACAGGATTCCGCCCGGAGGTATCTGTAGAAGAAGGGGTTAAAAGATTTATAGATTGGTATAAAAAATACTATAATATATAG
- a CDS encoding polysaccharide biosynthesis protein: MLKRIIDYRDFGKFLIELSVWTSITVAAFLLRLDGNISGFENEIIQATLFLFGLKALSIYWFETFRQSWRNTGFRDLFSLLKSLTLISGIFFLAAVIFREFIVIPLSVPIIEYFLSLLVLSGIRVGTRFYLVYWNPKYNRSKKSNYRVLIAGAGESGNMAAREMFRHPQAGMQPVAFLDDDKSKHGQKFLGIPVVGTVEDMEETVDHYKIDEVLIAMPSESGEVIRRVVDHARKTNAKYRIIPSIYDLISGKVTINQIRNVDVEDLLRRKPVELNSSMIKKYIENKTILVTGAGGSIGSELVRQLSRFNPREVVLLGRGENSIHQLINEIEYNFSDLKYAVQIGDVRDSSTMKRIFQRYKPEVIFHAAAHKHVPLMEANPEQAVLNNVLGTRNLVNLAVKNGVTHFVNISTDKAVNPTSVMGATKRISEQIVQWGASQAKNGEVYVSVRFGNVLGSRGSVIPKFKEQIKHGGPISITHPDMVRYFMTIPEASQLVMQSGALDMNGSVFVLDMGEPISIETMARDLITLSGFEPDKDIEIEYTGMRPGEKLFEELLTAEEGTDMTQHEKIYVAKSIDSIDHLTMGLDHLLEMAQNGDHDTIKQAIKELVPTYQYQPKEVVNY, translated from the coding sequence ATGCTGAAAAGGATCATTGATTATAGAGACTTTGGTAAGTTCCTTATCGAGTTGTCCGTTTGGACGTCTATTACAGTTGCTGCCTTTCTTTTGAGATTGGATGGGAATATTAGCGGATTTGAAAACGAAATTATCCAAGCTACTTTATTTCTCTTCGGCCTAAAAGCTCTTTCTATTTACTGGTTTGAAACATTCCGTCAATCATGGAGAAATACCGGTTTTAGAGATCTCTTCTCACTTTTAAAATCACTGACACTCATCAGTGGAATCTTTTTTCTTGCCGCCGTTATATTTAGAGAGTTTATTGTAATTCCGCTCTCAGTCCCGATTATTGAATATTTTCTTTCCCTTCTTGTCCTTTCAGGAATTCGGGTAGGAACAAGGTTTTATCTTGTTTACTGGAATCCAAAGTATAATCGGTCTAAAAAAAGTAATTACCGCGTTTTGATTGCAGGTGCCGGCGAAAGCGGGAATATGGCAGCCCGCGAAATGTTTCGGCACCCTCAGGCAGGCATGCAACCAGTTGCCTTTCTGGATGATGATAAATCAAAACACGGCCAAAAATTTCTTGGCATTCCTGTGGTGGGCACAGTAGAAGATATGGAGGAAACGGTAGACCACTACAAGATCGATGAAGTTTTGATTGCTATGCCATCCGAGTCTGGTGAAGTTATACGTCGAGTAGTAGACCACGCCCGCAAAACAAATGCAAAATACAGGATCATTCCCAGCATTTATGATTTGATCAGTGGTAAAGTCACGATCAACCAAATTCGTAATGTAGACGTTGAAGACCTTTTAAGGCGTAAACCGGTTGAGCTGAATAGCTCCATGATTAAAAAGTATATAGAGAATAAAACGATTTTGGTAACGGGGGCCGGTGGCTCTATTGGATCAGAGTTGGTTCGCCAACTTTCGAGGTTTAATCCTCGCGAGGTTGTTTTATTAGGCAGAGGCGAGAACAGCATTCATCAGTTGATTAATGAAATTGAATATAATTTCAGTGATTTAAAATATGCTGTTCAGATTGGTGATGTTCGGGATTCCAGCACCATGAAGAGAATCTTTCAGAGATATAAACCCGAGGTCATTTTTCATGCTGCTGCTCATAAACATGTTCCGCTTATGGAAGCAAACCCGGAGCAGGCAGTTTTGAACAATGTGTTGGGAACCCGAAACCTGGTGAATCTTGCTGTAAAAAACGGGGTTACTCATTTCGTAAACATTTCAACGGACAAAGCTGTAAACCCAACATCTGTAATGGGTGCCACCAAGCGTATTTCTGAACAGATTGTACAATGGGGCGCAAGCCAGGCGAAGAATGGCGAAGTGTATGTGTCCGTTCGTTTTGGCAACGTTCTTGGAAGCCGTGGGAGTGTAATTCCAAAATTCAAGGAACAGATCAAACACGGTGGACCAATATCTATTACTCATCCCGATATGGTGAGATATTTCATGACGATTCCCGAAGCATCTCAACTGGTCATGCAATCCGGTGCTTTGGATATGAATGGCTCTGTTTTTGTTCTGGATATGGGAGAACCTATCAGTATTGAAACGATGGCGCGGGATTTGATTACTCTTTCAGGTTTTGAGCCAGATAAAGATATTGAAATTGAGTATACGGGAATGCGGCCTGGCGAAAAACTCTTTGAAGAACTGCTTACCGCAGAGGAAGGCACCGACATGACTCAGCACGAAAAAATATATGTAGCCAAAAGTATCGACAGTATTGATCATTTGACAATGGGCCTTGATCATCTATTGGAGATGGCTCAAAATGGAGATCACGATACGATTAAACAGGCAATAAAAGAACTTGTACCAACCTATCAGTATCAACCAAAAGAAGTGGTAAACTATTAA